In Helianthus annuus cultivar XRQ/B chromosome 8, HanXRQr2.0-SUNRISE, whole genome shotgun sequence, a single genomic region encodes these proteins:
- the LOC110896635 gene encoding sodium channel modifier 1: MNLQMHMKSRRHLAAESRLKQNEEERQNEMNKRIALSLDSTSTSKTGNTPTKQANLASKPLTEKTRNATFDLLHRSYPEQGTTVNSDFQCPIPENSSFGPTEATGNNVDRLSLDCRECRERELKFIEAGWKRDCHGGWFRDENVEFDSDEEDPNEYLANGK; the protein is encoded by the exons ATGAATTTGCAGATGCATATGAAATCAAGACGCCATCTTGCTGCAGAAAGTAGGCTCAAACAAAACGAAGAAGAAAGACAAAATGAGATGAATAAGCGAATAGCGTTGTCGCTAGATTCTACTTCCACAAGCAAAACTGGTAACACACCTACAAAGCAGGCAAACTTAGCTAGCAAACCATTGACTGAAAAAACTCGAAACGCCACTTTTGATCTACTTCACCGTAGTTATCCTGAACAAGGTACTACAGTTAACAGCGATTTCCAATGCCCGATCCCTGAGAATTCGAGCTTTGGTCCAACGGAGGCAACTGGTAATAATGTTGATCGGCTGTCACTGGATTGTCGAGAGTGTAGGGAAAGAGAACTCAAGTTTATAGAAGCGGGTTGGAAGCGTGACTGCCATGGAGGGTGGTTCAGAgatgaaaat GTTGAATTTGATTCTGATGAAGAAGATCCAAATGAGTATCTTGCAAATGGTAAATGA